The Leptolyngbyaceae cyanobacterium DNA segment CCAAGCAAGCGGGGTGGTGCGTTACGGCACGGTTTGCAAATTATTAGTTGAAATACTAAATTTCAAAGCCCGTGCCTAACGCACCCTACAGTGATTAGATTTTATTATTCCCATCAATACGGGAGAACAATTTAAAAGGGTGATAACTATGGAGATGATTTCGGCAATAGAGAATTTACCGACACAGTTTTACAATTGGAGAAATTATCGCTGTTCTTATGAAGTGCATAAACCAGACAGTAATAATGGTGTTTCTCTGTTACTGATTCATCCCATTGGCGTTGGCTTATCCCGCAAATTTTGGTCAAGATTCTGCCAGCAATGGTATAGTACAAATCATAATAATACTATTTATAATCCCGATTTATTGGGGTGCGGTGATAGCGATATGCCAAGAGTAGCTTATCATCCGATTGATTGGGCTGCACAGTTGGATTATTTTTTGCAAAATGTGGTACAAAACCCCGTAGTTCTGGTAGTGCAAGGTGCTTTGTTTCCCGTAGCAGTTGAATTAGTGCAGTTGCAAAAAGAATCTAGTTTAATTCGCGGATTGGTCTTATCTGGGCCTCCCGCTTGGCCTTTAATTACTAATAATACTCCCGATTGGAAACACAAGTTAAATTGGAATATCTTCGATTCTCCGGTTGGTAGAGGATTTTTTGAATATGCCAGAAGCAGCCGATTTTTGCGTAATTTTTCGATTCGGCAATTGTTTACTGATGCTAAAGATGTTGACGAACAGTGGTTGAATATGTTGAAAGCGGGGGCGGAAAATGCGGCTAGCCGTCATGCGGTGTTTTCGTTTTTGGCTGGATTTTGGCGAGTTGATTATCAAAATGCGATCGCAAATATCAACCAACCAACTTTAGTAGTGTTGGGAGAAAAGGCATCAAGCATTAGTCGAGAAGGAAAAAAGGAAACTCCCGACGAACGTTTGGCTGATTATTTGGGATGTTTGCCAAAAGGTAGAGGGGTAAAGATGGCGGGGAGAAATGTTTTACCTTATGAAGAAACGGCGGAATTTGTAAATGCGATCGGGCCTTTTATTAATGAGATAGGGTAGAGGATATTTTTTACCACAGATATCCACAGATAAACACAGATGTAGGCGATAGCCTTGCCGTAGGCTACACAGATAAGAATTGGATTCGTTTAAATTTATGTCAAAGTTAGAGTTGCAACGTAAAACTTTCATATTTAACCAAATTCACTTTTCCTATTTGGAGTGGGGAAAGGGAGAACCAGTGTTGTTATTACATGGTTTAGCGGATCATGCTTTGGTTTGGGCTAGTTTGGGGGAATTTTTAGCAGATTCTTATCACTGTGTAGCGCCAGATATACGGGGTCATGGGGAAAGCAGTAAACCGGAAAGCGGTTATCGCAGTGCGGATATTATCGCTGATTTGGAAGCGCTGATGGATAATTTGGGTTGGTCTTCTGCACATATAATTGCCCATTCTTGGATGGGAAAAGTTGCTTGTGTTTGGGCAAGAGAAAATCCCCAAATATTTCGCAGCTTAGTGTTAATCGATCCGTTTTTTATTGGCAAAATACCTAATTTTACTAAACTGACTTTTCCCTTCTTTTACAAAGTTTTACCATTTCTCAAATGTATTGGGCCATTTCCCAGTTACGCCGCCGCCGAACAACTAGCACGTCAACTCAAACAATATAAGGGTTGGAGTGAGTTGCAATCAGCAGTGTTTCAAGCGGGAATGGAAGAAAAAAAAGATGGAACTTGGGGTAGTAAGTTTGTTGTGCAATGTCGGGATGAAGTTTTTGAAGATGTCATGTTGGTAGCGGGATTAACTGAAACGTTGGATGTGCCAACTTTGTTTTTACAACCGGAACAAGGACTTAACCGCAGCGAGTTTCAAATTAAACCTTACCGAACTTATTTGAAAAATATTCGCTTTCAAAAGATTCCTGGCAATCATTGGGCTTTTTTGGTAGAACCTGATGCTTTTAATCGGGCTATAGCAGAGTTTTTACAATCACAAAAAGCGAAGGTATAGTTTTTATTTTGAGCTAATATTCAACAGAACTTACGTACAGGATAGAAACCCGGTTTCTTGAAGAAACCGGGTTTCTGTGTACTCATGGAAAACGCTGTAGTTTATTTTTCCTCAACTGCTTTGCTATCACCAGGCAAAGAAGGCCATCTAACTGTTAAAATTGTTGAGTCATCTTCAGCTAACCAACAGTGGGGTACACCTGGACACCAAAGCGCGTAATCACCCTCGCAAGATAATAAAATTTCTGAATCTGGAAATTGCAGAAGAAATTTTCCCGAAATCAGAATAGAAAGTGTTGTTGCTTTGGCATTGGTCGCCCATTCTTTTCTACCTTCTCCTGCTTTATGAATTGCCCATTTCACTTCTAAAGCAGATGCTGAACGAGGATCATTTTCTGGGCTAATAAAATGCCCGATAAACCATCCCCAACGAT contains these protein-coding regions:
- a CDS encoding alpha/beta hydrolase, whose translation is MEMISAIENLPTQFYNWRNYRCSYEVHKPDSNNGVSLLLIHPIGVGLSRKFWSRFCQQWYSTNHNNTIYNPDLLGCGDSDMPRVAYHPIDWAAQLDYFLQNVVQNPVVLVVQGALFPVAVELVQLQKESSLIRGLVLSGPPAWPLITNNTPDWKHKLNWNIFDSPVGRGFFEYARSSRFLRNFSIRQLFTDAKDVDEQWLNMLKAGAENAASRHAVFSFLAGFWRVDYQNAIANINQPTLVVLGEKASSISREGKKETPDERLADYLGCLPKGRGVKMAGRNVLPYEETAEFVNAIGPFINEIG
- a CDS encoding alpha/beta hydrolase, which produces MSKLELQRKTFIFNQIHFSYLEWGKGEPVLLLHGLADHALVWASLGEFLADSYHCVAPDIRGHGESSKPESGYRSADIIADLEALMDNLGWSSAHIIAHSWMGKVACVWARENPQIFRSLVLIDPFFIGKIPNFTKLTFPFFYKVLPFLKCIGPFPSYAAAEQLARQLKQYKGWSELQSAVFQAGMEEKKDGTWGSKFVVQCRDEVFEDVMLVAGLTETLDVPTLFLQPEQGLNRSEFQIKPYRTYLKNIRFQKIPGNHWAFLVEPDAFNRAIAEFLQSQKAKV